The genomic stretch CTGAGGTGGTGCCGCCGGGGGGTTGGCCCAAGTCCGTGTCGCACGGCGGGTTGTCGGTGATCGGGCGGCGGCGGGAGATGGAGGACGCGTTCGCCGTCGCCGCGCCGTTCCTGCTGGTGAAGGCGGCGGcggggaaggaggaggaggagagcggCGAGGGGGaggagaaagagaaagagaaagacggcggcggcggggaggcggaggcggaggcggaggcggaggtggaGTTCTTTGCGGTGTACGACGGGCACGGCGGGCCACGGGTGGCGGACACGTGCCGGGAGAGGCTGCACGTGGTGCTcgcggaggaggtggcgcggctGCACCTGCAACTCGGgaaaggcggcggcggcgacgacggcggcggcgtgctGCGGCGCTGGAGGGAGGCCATGGAGGCCTGCTTCGCCCGCGTGGACGGCGAGGTCGTGGTGGTGGAGCGCGaggtgaacaagaacaagaacaacGCCGGCGACACGGTGGGCTGCGGCTCCACCGCCGTCGTGGCCGTCGTGGGGCCCCGTCACATCGTGGTGGCCAACTGCGGCGACTCCCGCGCCGTGCTCTCCCGCGGCGGCGTCCCCATGCCGCTGTCCTCCGACCACAAGGTATTAACAAGTGTCCAGCACCCTGCCCCTCCCCCCAAACACAAATTCTCCCGTCGTCCTGCCATCAAGGCAGCaggggacgacgacggcggcggcaagcTGATAGCTCGCCAAgtgcccccccccccaccccagaTCCGCATTGATTTTTTAGAATCGCTCGCGATGCGGCTGAGAGAATTAGGGACGGACGCTACGCCGCCGTCCCTCTATCTACGCACGCGTCGACGTCGCCGTCATGACGCCATTGCCCTgcctgccgtgccgtgccgtgccgtggcCCGAGATGTTTTTCTTCGGCCGGGATCACATCACAGGTGTCGCGCGCAGGCCGCAAAAGGCAGGCGCCCAAAGCCCCTGCGCCGGCACCGCGCCAACAAACCCCCCTGGCTTTGGCGTGCGCTCGTGTCGAAGCGGCAGCGCTCGTCTCCACTCCACCCGTCGACCCTGCCACAGGTTTCGTTTCGTTTCGTTTCGTCGCAcccgttttttcttttttttttccggcTTTCGGCAAGGCGCCTTGCACGGCTAGCCCGTGCCTGCGCCTTGTGTAGCGCTGCTGCACTGTGCCAAACTGGAAGGTGGCATTGCAGGGTGGGGCTAGGTGACCCATGGATCGGATATTTTTTGGGTCGCACTGCCTGCCTGCCGAGTGCGTGGAGAATGAGAAAAGACTAGTCCCCGAGGACTCTACCACCTGGCCCCGGGTTTGTTGCGGAAAACGCCAAGCGGCGGGCAGGGTGGTCTACACCTGGCCGTTGAGGGTCCTACACTCCTACTCGCGCGGCAAAGCGGGCGACCCAGTTCTCATAGCGTGCTTCACTGCACCTCTCTCTCTATATTGGCTGCCCACCAGTATCATCTTTCATGGGCTCCTTTTGCACTGGCAAGGAATATCTCAAGGTCGTCATTCTGTATACTACTTAATCTGGGAGGAAATACTAATTGCTTGCTTCATGTACACACATGCCTAACTGGTTTAGGCCCACACTATTTGCTTCCAGCTCATGCAATGTTGCATTTCAGCATTTGATACAACTTGCAGATGGTTTCTGTAGACAGAGCTCGACTTCGTAGAAACTGAGGTTTCACTAGCAGTGTTCTGGAAGCAGAACAGAGTGGGTAGAAATTCTACACGTGCCCCAGGAGATAATTTGTCGTTCAGACTtgagccccctagcccctgtGTCCTCGTGGCCTGTCTCAGTCTAAACTCTGCTTTAGTGCTCTTTTGCGGAGCGAGACGGCAAAGGTTCCATTTCAGTAATCCATTCCTGTTATTTGGTCCACTAGGGTGCTAACTGCTATGGGCACTTATTATATCTGTAAGATGACTCTATATCCCACGTGGATATAGAAGCCGGATTTTATATCCTTTATACCCTTGATCCGACGTGTAAGATGACTCTATATCCCACGTGCACAATCTAATAAATAGCACTCAATTATTGCATAACATGTGGATAGATATAGTAGAAGATACCTCTATAGTAGGAAAAAATGTTGTTTATAAGAGATTTCTCTCGTGCTCCCAAACTGTCTGTTAATTACTAGACGACATTTTTGTCTATCATCTTTCTCCTCCTTCCACATTGGATAAAATCATATGTGGCACCTTTTATAGATGGTTGATTTCACTCCACCGTACATGCCCCTTACTGCGTGCACTGCAGTGAGATAATGATACATCTTTCTTTGGGTGGCTAATTAGCTCGGTTCAGTCCTTGTGATTAGTAGTCACTCTGCTCCTGTAGTATCGTTGAGAGCTGCAGATACGAACACCTTTGTTTGTATGTACGTAGTCAACTATTTCAAGTTCTTCGTCTTATCTATGTCATATATGTCTTGGGAAAGTGGCATCGTCTTGTGCCTCTCTGCAAAATATTATGTGCAGTTAGTTGAATTTCTGTAAACTGAGCATGTCCTTGGTTCAGTTGTTTATGTTACATATTGTACACTACTGACACTTTAGTCAATACCAGTTCTGCTTCAAACATGCCATATAGGATGCTTCACCATTTTATCTGACATCTTTTAGTTGAGTTATTTAAACTTTGTTTGTGTCTTATAtcaatgtttttttttaatatgGGGTTGGATCAATCTATAAATCTGTAAACCAAAATAGAGTAGGCTTTGGGGGAGAAGCCTTCTACGACAATGCTTTAGGTAGTTTTTATGTTATACATCATATGTTATGATAGGGCCTATCTAGCTGGAAACAAGATAGTGGATACAGTGATGGGGAATAAAGTTCTTGATATTTGGGTGCACAAATGAAGTCGATTGTGGGTTTCAAAACGGAAGTGTTGCACATTAACACTAACACATTAGGTGAGAAATAATTTGTTTTTGATGTGGCTTTGTGAAGTCATATCAAGTACGATGGTTGCCTGCTAGGCTGCTGCTTTAAGTAAGCATTGCTATTTGTCACTGGTCTTTTCACTCCCAATGTGGGGACCAACCTTGATCTTGTGGCATGCAAACCTTAAACTCTAGTAATGTAGGATGTGCAAAGAGATCATGCAACTGTTGTAGGTGtacttagggggtgtttggcactgctctgctccacgtttttcagttccgctccacgttttttagccaaacggtttcagctccacgcactcagttcgaggaaaaaaGGTGGAGTTGTGAGTGATAGATCTACAGGATCTTCTAGCAATAGAATGAACAGGGAATCGGGATACAAAACAATATAGACAGTGACATATATGTACATACACTATATCTATTACAACTGAGTAGAAAGACGTAGATCAGGAGTTTAGGGTTTCGACCGTCGTTGGCGACGGTAGCAGATCCGGAGACGTCCATGGCGTGGGTGTTGGCGCTGCGCCGATGTAGATCACGTCGTCCTTCGGGCCTCCACCGGCACTGACCGACGACGGGGTAGGAGTAGAACGGAGGCGGCGCGGTGGTGCTTCCCGACGCCACTGCGCAAGCCGATCGGAAGGCCTAGGGTTTGTCGAGTGGGGTTGTGTGCACGGCGAACTTCGTCTCACGTGCCTGCGGCCCCCACTCCTGTTTATATAGCGCAGCGCGtcgggggcccaccaaccatggatcggttgggcgcccccgatcagggcgcgatcCAGGGGGTAAGAGGCCCCAGCCGTTGGGCTGGGCCTGAGATCAACCTAACATTCTCCCCCTTGATCTCAACTGTGCTATCTCGCTTTGTCAACTCACCCCATCACAAATCAGTGTATTGAGCATGCTTCATCTTGACAGTTATCACTGCTAGATTAGACAGCCACAAACACTTTTCTATTTAGAGATGAATCCTCGCCTTGGGCCCCTTACTATCCAGGAATCACAGGCTTTCCCTTAAACCCATGCCGGCTACATGTTCTCTGAACACGTTGGGCGGTAAGCCTTTGGTAAGCGGATCCGCTAGCATCTTTTCTGTGCTTATATGTTCAAGACTTATGACGTGATCCCGGATTTTATCCTTGACAACATAATattttatgtcaatgtgcttggctgCATTGCTTGACTTATTGTTGTGAGCATACAACACTGCTGGCTCGTTGTCACAATACAACTTTAGTGGTTTATCGATGCTGTCGACCACCTTTAAACTGGGTATAAATTTCTTAAGCCAATTCACCTGTCCTGATGCCTCATAACAAGCAATAAACTCAGCATACATTGTGGACGATGCAGTGACTATTGTTTGTTTTGAGCTCTTCCATGATATGGCTCCTTGCGCGAGAGTGAATACATACCCTGAGGTAGACTTTCTATCATCTCCCGCGTAATCAGAATCTGAATACCCTACTATTTGTAGGTCATCAGATCTTCTATAGGTTAACATGAGCCCTTTCGTGCCTTGCAAGTACCTTAAGACTTTCTTTACTAGATTCCAGTGTTCCATACCTGGATTACTTTGATATCTACCAAGTAACCCGGTCACAAAAGCCAGGTCTGGGCGTGTGCACACTTGAGCATACTGTAAGCTTCCGACAGCTGAAGCGTATGGAACAGCTTGCATGCGATCGCGCTCGAACTTGCTCTTGGGACATTGATGTTCCCCATACTTGTCACCTTTTACAATAGGAGCAGGTGAAGGTCTACActtatgcatattgaatttcttCAATATTTTCTCTATATATGCCTCTTGGGACAATCCCAATACCCCTCGACTTCTATCTCGGTGAATCTTTATGCCCAAGACaaaagaagcttcacctaaatCTTTCATATCGAAATTTGAGGACAAAAATCTCTTGATTTCCTGCAGTAGAGTGACATCACTACTGGCTAGTAGAATGTCATCTACATACAGTACTAGGAAAATGTATTTCCCATTCTTAAACTTTGCATATACGCAATTGTCCTCAACGTTCTCTGTAAACCCAAACTTTCTGATTGTCTTATCAAACTTTAAATACCACTGCCTGGATGCTTGCTTTAatccataaatggatttcttcaGGCGACAGCCCATTCTTTCTTTGCCTGTCACAACAAAACCTTTCGGTTGTGCCATGTATACTCTTTCTTCTAGATCCCCATTGAGGAAAgctgtcttcacatccatttgatgcaaTTCTAGATCAAAATGTGCCACTAGGGCCATTATGATTCTAAAAGAGTCCTTGCTCGAGACGGGAGAGAATGTTTCATTATAATCTATCCCTTCTCGCTGAGTAAAACCCTTGGCTACCAGTCTTGCTTTGTACCTTTCTATGTTCCCTTTGGAGTCACGTTTCACCttgtagacccatttgcagcCTACTGTTTTGGCTCCTTCAGGAATTTTCTCTAGGTCCCAAACTTTATTGGTACTCATAGACTTTAATTCATCTTCCATGGCTTCTTGCCACTTAGATGCTTCGGTGCTCCTCATGGCTTCTTCAAATGAAGTGGGTTCATCCTCCATCTGAACTTCTTCGCATTCATAGACTATATAGTCATCTGGAATAGGAGACTTTCTCGCTCTTTGAGGTCTGCCAGAAGTTTCTGCTACTGGCATTTCTTCTTGAGGTTGCTCTTGTTGGGGCTGTTGTTCTTCGACTATGGGTTCATTCGGCTCCTGAGGGACAGGTTCCAAATTGGCCATAGGCGAAAAGGCAGCAGGTGTTGTCACTACTGGTGTAGATCCAACAACAACAGGCAGCGTAAAGTAGGGTTCTTGCACCATGGGAATGGGCACGAACACCCGCTTCTCTTCAAGGTTAATTTCTCGCGCTGCCTTGCTCCCCCTGATCATCTGATCTTCTAGAAAACTagcgtgtctcgtttccacaaaCTTGGTATGTCTACCAGGGCAGTAGAAACGATAACCTTTCGACTTTTCTGGGTAGCCAATGAAATGACAACTTACTGTTTTGGGGTCTAGCTTTCCTATGTTTGGGTTAAACACTTTTGCTTCAGCGGGGCTCCCCCAGACACGCAGATGGTTGACTGAGGGTTTCCTGCCGGTCCACAACTCATACGGggttttaagtactgacttgcttGGAACTCTGTTGAGAATATGAATGGCGGTTTTTAAGGCCTCCATCCACAAACTCAGTGGCAGAGTGGAATAGCTCATCATGCTGCGCACCATATCCATTAGAGTACGGTTACGCCTTTCTGCTACTCCATTCTGCTGTGGGTCCCCTGGCATTGAATACTGGGCTACTATGCCATTTTCCTGTAAGAACCTTGCAAAAGGTCCAGGAACTTGTCCATAAGGGGTATGTCGACCGTAGTACTCCCCCCCACGGTCAGATCTTACTACTTTGATTTTTCTGTCTAGTTGGTTTTCAACCTCAGCCTTGAATATCTTAAATTTGTCTAAAGCTTCTGAGCGTTCTTTGATTGGATAGATGTATCCAAAACGAGAGTAGTCATCtgtgaatgtgatgaaggaATCAAAACCATCCACAGATGTCACTGGAAAAGGTCCACAGATGTCTGTGTGGATCAATTCTAGTACTCTCATGCTTCGCTTAGCGCCTTTCTTTATGTTCTttactaacttgcctttaatgcAATCAACGCATTGCTCTAACTCTGAGAGTTCTAATGGTGGGAGGATTGATTCTTTGACTAAGCGTTCTATTCTCCCCCTCGAAATATGGCCTAAACGACAGTGCCATAATTTCGATGAGGAATcaattctctttcttttcttgctaGCATCTGCGGGTATTGCATTCTCAGCATTATTACATTCAGCATTCACATTCTCAGACAAagataataaataaagtttgtcttgtcggaaggcaagacccacacatttattatttaactGTAGCTTACAATCATTCTTGCTGAAATGGCAATCAAAACCATAGTCTGACAAACATGAAACTGAAATTAAATTTCTAGCTAAAGAGGGAACATAAAGAACATCATGCAACTCAAGGGTGAAGCCACTAGCTAAATCTAGAGATAAATTTCCTATAGCTTGAACTTCAGCTTCAACACCAGTGGCCACCTTAATCTGTCTTTCTCCTCTTTGAAGGGTTCTCCCTCCACTGAATCCCTGCAAAGAGTTTGCAACATGAACAGTTGCACCTGAGTCAATCCACCATGTGGATCTAGCATAACTTAGATATAAGGATTCATCAACAAAAGTTATAATGTCCTCACCTTTCACTAGGCAATGTTTCATGAACTTAGGGCAGTCATGCTTCCAATGCCCTGTCTCATTACACCATCTACAGCGATCCGGGTCCTCCTGCCTGTGCTGGTTGTCTTGCTTTGGCTGTGCTTTAGGCTGTGAAGTGCTTCCTCCCTTGTTCTGGGAGGTGGAGGCATCTGGAGCTTTCTTGTTGTAGAAtggcttcttgttctttcctTTCACAAAGTTCACAGAACCACCATTTGCATTCTTGAGCCTTTCTTCCTCTTGCACACACATAGCAATCACCTTCTCTAAATCCCACTCCTCTGGCTGTGTGTTGTAGTTAACAACAAAAGTCTCATACTCTTTGGGAAGTGAGTTTAGAGCTAGGTGAATGAGGAAACCATCAGCGAGGGGCATCTTTAGCTTCTCTAACTTGGCTGCCATGGTGCTCATGCTCAAAATGTGCTCTCTCACACTCCCCCCTGTGAACCTCATGTTAGTGAGTTTCTGGATCAGGGTGGAAGCATGGGCTTTGGTGGAACCAGTAAACTGATTCTTCACTTTCTCAAGGTATTCTTTTGCTGTCTCACATTCTGGGATGGCACCTCTTAGGCCCTCTGTGATGGTTTTCTTGATGACAATCTTGCACTTGCGGTTTGACTTTTCCCACTTGTACTTCTCAAGATCATACTTTGCTCTGATGGGAGCAAAGTCTCGCTTCCGATTAGCAAAAGCTTCATCGGTCTCATTCTGAGCCCTTTCGGGCTCCTCTGGCTCAGTGGGCTTTGGCTCCTGAAGAGCCAAATCTATCTCAGCAAGTGCTAGAGCAGCATCAAGTTCCTCGCGCCACAGAACATAGTTCTGTCCCGTCAGCTTTGGGATTGCACTAATGAAGTGCATCGCATTGAGTGCTTGGTCTgaaattaaatatgagaaaatagtGAGAACATTAACATTAAATCTAGGAAAATTAATtgcatatcttaatttaacgttGGTCAAAATCAAGATATACAAAAAGTTAACTCTCTACATAAATTCTAATCACCGTTGGGCAGAATAGAATATATGCATAAAATTAGAACTTGGAATTTGTAATATTGTTATTATTAACGTTGGTCAAAAAATAACAATATCACAAAAATACTGGGCTTTAAAAACTCGTTTCTCAAATTAAATATCCCGTTGGTTCAATTTAATATGAGAACGAAAATTAACTTGCGCAGCGGAAAAACATTAATTTACTTGCAATTTTCAGAAGCATAACTAGCTGATCTTGCTCTCTAAATAATAAACACGTTGGTGCAGATTAAATAGAGTCAAAAACTgggtaaatatttattaaaatgcTTCTGAAAAATTtaacagaaaaaataaaaaatttctgTGCTATTTATGCTGAGCAGGCCATTCGGCCTCTGCGTTTTTGGCCCAGCCCATGCGCGGGCCGTGGGCGCTGGCGAAACCGCAGCCTGGGCCGGCTCGCTTGAAGCGGCCCAGCAGCgcggcagttttttttttttttttttttttttttctgactgGATGCTCACGGCCCAGTTAGGGGAAAACGGCCCATGGCCATTTCGCGCGCAGGCGCCCCCCGCTCCCAGGCCGCAACCTGGGCCTGGGCCGGGAAAACCCCATCCCGCCTGGGCCGAAAGTGGCCCAGCTTCGTTTCTGTGCAATCTCGGCCGTTGGATGAGATCCGACGGTCGTCCTTCGTTTTCGCGGGAAACAAAAACCCCCAGGCCGGCTCGCcccttgaaaccctagcttcatTTGTTTGCTTCCCTGCGGCTCTCCAGCGCCGTTCTCCTCTGGCTGCGCAGCTGATGGCGCCCGCGCCGGCCGTGGCCGCGACGGCCCGCCGCTGGCCCCTCTCTTTCTCTGTCTCTTCGCTTTTCTCCCCAGCCCACGCCGCGCCCAGCAGCAAAAACGCCACCGCAGCGGCCGGCGTTGCACTCGGCGGCCGGAGAAGGAAAACGGCGCCGCCACGAGTCCCTCGCCGGTGCGCGCGCTCGCCCTCTGTGGAGCGCGTCGCCGTCGAGCGTTTCGTGTGCGGTGCCCTGGGTGCAAGTGCATGGAGAACCGCGCGGTGCCGGAGTTCACAACTCGACCCGCGCGTCACAGGTAGATAGGCAGTTCACTGGCCTTCCTTTTGCTTTTAGGGTTAGGTTTCCCCTTCCCGATCTGTGCTTGTACATGGTTTTGGATCTGAGCGCTAGGGTTAGGGTGTTCTTGGTTTCGACTGAGTTAGATTTAGGATTTGGAAAAATCCCCTCCTTCTACTTGCTGTTCTTGCTCGGTAATTCCCGAAAAACCCCGATCTATTACTAGATCGGCCGATACCATTGATAGATCTACAGGATCTTCTAGCAATAGAATGAACAGGGAATCGGGATACAAAACAATATAGACAGTGACATATATGTACATACACTATATCTATTACAACTGAGTAGAAAGACGTAGATCAGGAGTTTAGGGTTTCGACCGTCGTTGGCGACGGTAGCAGATTCGGAGACGTCCATGGCGTGGGTGTTGGCGCTGCGCCGATGTAGATCACGTCGTCCTTCGGGCCTCCACCGGCACTGACCGACGACGGGGTAGGAGTAGAACGGAGGCGGCGCGGTGGTGCTTCCCGACGCCACTGCGCAAGCCGATCGGAAGGCCTAGGGTTTGTCGAGTGGGGTTGTGTGCACGGCGAACTTCGTCTCACGTGCCTGCGGCCCCCACTCCTGTTTATATAGCGCAGCGCGtcgggggcccaccaaccatggatcggttgggcgcccccgatcagggcgcgatcCAGGGGGTAAGAGGCCCCAGCCGTTGGGCTGGGCCTGAGATCAACCTAAcagtgagagcacctaaagaggtactccacaaactccagtttttttgtggagctgctctatAGTGGAGTTTGTAGagcagagtttgtggagcagtcccaaacacccccttaatacAATTGGTCAATGCGAGGATATGGTTTTGAAAATGCAGTGTATTTACTCCTGGCTAAACATGGAAGCTCTGCTGGGACTAAAAGGGGGAGGGTTTTCATTAACCTGTTTTATTTAGATTTATCTCTCTAGCATGTAGGGGCTAGGAGAATGCAGTGATACTGAAGTGATTAAGTGAGGTTAACTCTGTTTGGTGCTCTGGTAATAGCTGAACTCTGAAGTTTCCTGGTGCACTTGATATGACTTGATCTACCCGCAACTAGAACATATTCTTTTCCTTGCCTTATTTATGTGCCACGCTTCGATGCCCACCACAACTTCTCACAATATCGTCTTTCTATGATAACATCTTTAGACAAAAAGCAGCATTGTTTACTGTATCCATCATTCTGAACTGCAAGTTGTCTGAACGCCGCAGAACACAGGAAACGGTAGCCCCTAAAGGTCTGGAATACCAAATGAGTGTTCAAGTCCCATTATAGTGATAACTGATAAGGTTCTTCAAACTTTGATATGTGAATTGTAATAAGTTGTGCTCTAAGTTTTGCAACGTCTAATCATTGTCTGAGTCCAGAATTTCAAATTAGTCAAAGTGATGCGCATTTTGTTGCTGATTCAGTGCAGTGTTGTATTCTTTGTGTGGGGGTTCACTTTGAGATTTCCTTTCCTACTACTGTACTTGTTTTACAGTTTCTGCTTTGTCTAACACGTACTGTTTTTCACAGGTAATGCTAATGAAAACTTTTTTCTAACTGTACAGCCAGATAGGCCTGATGAGTTGGAAAGGGTAGAATCAGCAGGTGGCAGGGTCATCAACTGGAATGGGTACCGTGTCCTGGGGGTGCTTGCGACGTCAAGGGCAATTGGTAAGATGATGCCTCGTTTTGTTCTATACATTTTTTGATGAAAGTTTTGTTCTATACATTGTCCATGTTATAGTGAATATGACAATCACTGACCGTCCTTCTAGCTAGAGTCTCAACTGTCTAACAAATGCAGTAGCTTTGGTTTGGAGAAACAATGAACATAACAGCATGATAGTTGATCATGTTATCACTTGGATCattgtgaattttttttttgaaacattcATTGTAACTTTTTCGGCAATGCCATGCTCTGTGCACCCTGAACCTTAAGTCCAACAAGCCAAGCTGCACCAACAGACAATAGTGGTCCCATATGATGACTAGTGAAGCATCGATGAGTTGCAACTTGCAAAACTCTCTGTGGACTTGGAACTTGATGAATTTGAATTGCTCAATACACTGCTATCTCTCCATTATTTAGACAGACATTCCCTCACAGATCGTACTCTATTATGGATCAATCACTGAAATTCTTCTGTCTGCTATTTCAGGTGACTATTACATGAAGCCATTCATATCAGCTGAACCAGAGGTGACTGTTACAGAGCGTACTCAGAAAGACGAGTTCATCATCCTGGCGAGCGACGGGCTGTGGGACGTCATGACCAACGAGGTGGCTTGCAAGGTCGCGAGGAACTGTCTGTGCGGGCGCGCGGCTGCCAAGTATCCTGACACCGTCCACGGGAGCTCGGCTAGCGATGCTGCCTCGATGCTGGTGGAGTTCGCCATGTCCCGCGGCAGCACTGACAACATCAGCGTCGTGGTGGTGGAGCTGAAGCGTCTGAAGAGGTGGAAGGGTGCTAGACAGAATGGTAGGACGTAGCCTGTAGGAGTCCCTCCGGCTCGTCGCGAAATATAAGCATGGCGCGACAGTGCTGGGAGGTGAAGGGAAGCAGCCGAGCATATGACGGAATGGtgtaaaaagaagaagaagagagggcTGTGACCCTTGAGAGCTGCACCTATGCTGTGACCAGGTGAGTGTAGGAGCTACTCGTAGCTGTGCCGTTGTATTGCGTTGGTTACTTGGTTCTTTAGTTCAATATACTAACAAAATGGCATTCCGGCCGATGAAATTAAAGCAGCAGGAAGCTGGGCTGTTTTTAATAGTTCTGGTCGATTTGTTCAAGTCAGATAATTTCTGAccgtccaattttttttttctgaaccaGAGCTAGTGTACTATATAATGTAGATTGTCAAAAACTTGCGGTAGCATCTTCAGGCGGTCAAGCAGTTTATTGTCAGCAAAGACCCCTGTCCGTGAGAATTGATAAAGGGCTCCCCGGTCTCTCAGCCACCGGGCAGTATTTGGCTATGTCGTGCGAGAAATAGATTTGCATTGTGGTTTGATTGCCATACTGAGTTATTAGGAGATAACTCAAGACTCAAGATTATATAGCATTATATGAGACTGTTTATAAGACAACACTAATATAGTTGCTCTAAAGGCATATAGTCTTATAGACGGTCTTATACAGTGTCATATAGTCTTGAGTCAATTTGTCAGACAACCTAAACAATAGGTTGGTTTTTTTACTGTAA from Sorghum bicolor cultivar BTx623 chromosome 3, Sorghum_bicolor_NCBIv3, whole genome shotgun sequence encodes the following:
- the LOC8058260 gene encoding probable protein phosphatase 2C 8, whose product is MSSSSEASTQDHGVTAQAGAEEHGVPALEVQASAEEHVLPALEAQDSGHDHGVPAFDEEPTPADTDRILAAVAQLARRRRLEARRLGRTAPAGAEGEAPKRARPVSAGSSSRESAKVAPEPQEGASEVVPPGGWPKSVSHGGLSVIGRRREMEDAFAVAAPFLLVKAAAGKEEEESGEGEEKEKEKDGGGGEAEAEAEAEVEFFAVYDGHGGPRVADTCRERLHVVLAEEVARLHLQLGKGGGGDDGGGVLRRWREAMEACFARVDGEVVVVEREVNKNKNNAGDTVGCGSTAVVAVVGPRHIVVANCGDSRAVLSRGGVPMPLSSDHKPDRPDELERVESAGGRVINWNGYRVLGVLATSRAIGDYYMKPFISAEPEVTVTERTQKDEFIILASDGLWDVMTNEVACKVARNCLCGRAAAKYPDTVHGSSASDAASMLVEFAMSRGSTDNISVVVVELKRLKRWKGARQNGRT